AGCTCGGCAGACACAGGACAAAGCAGAGAAGGCTCAGCTGCATTCTGACGCCTCCGACTTGGGAGAATGATTCATTATTTCGACGAGAGCGAAAGCCCTCCCACCGCCGCCTgcctcagagctgcagctggcaaGGGAAGGAGCTCAGCTGCCCTAAAGGACACGAAGGGACCTTCCAGCCACTCTGTGCTGGGTGTCTGAGGGGCTGGTGGGGAGAAAATGCCCCGGAGAGGAGCTCCAGAGGCAAAACGCAAGGGACAGCGACTGGCTCTAAGAGCTGGTGCTGAGGAGCAAGGACCAAGCTCTGTTACATTAAGAGGAAGAACATCCTGtttgggctggggagggaacTGAACACCCCCGAGAGagcttcccagggaaagcaCAGCATTTTTCCTCCCATGACTTAAACAAGTGGACCCTCCTGACATGATGGAGCTACTCCAGGGTCACCTCCCTGATgggacacagccccagggatgccaGCCTGGTGCCATGGCAAAAGCAGGAACACACAACCTCTGTGGTGTTAGCTCAGCTCTTCTTGACCTGCCCCTAAAGCACAAGGCActccctgggcactgctgcttcCAAAGTTCAGGGGAAATGCCTGATAAGGGAACTGAGTTCTTGtagaaagaaatgaaatgttgTGCCAGCTTGCCCAGAGCTGTGCACGTTTCCGCCTATGCTGGGGTGTGACCTGTCCCTCTGGCCCTGTTCCCTGCTCACGTTTGGTGAAGAAGAGAGATCCAGGATAGCTGGAAGAGCTGGAAGCTGGTGACAGCTCTGTTAGCACAGCACGGCACACAGAGGCATGCAAGAGGAACAGGCAAGCTCTGGGAAGCCTCAAGCTCCATGTTCTGGGGAGCAGGCACACCAGCCCTCCAGTCTGAGCCATCTCTTCCTTACAGCAGAACATCAACACCATCACCAGTGACTCTGGGACACTGAGGCAGCTCCACAGCTCCATCCTGGAGGCTGGAAAGgctgggatccatgggatgctGTAACCCACCCCTCATTCCTGAATTTTAACAGGAGACACCAAGGCCTGGAGGGGGAGAAGGGCTTCCCCTGACCTTGCCCTGCCCTTtcagctggcagctcccagaggagcagccttTGGAGAGGCAAACAAATCCCACTGGAGCCATTCCCACGCAGCCACTCACGCATCCAGAGGTAGTAAAGCCGCTTGGCCATGGTCCGGTGCTGCGGCGGGATCTCCGCATCGAAGTCCTGGTAGAAACATGGCTTCAGGGGGATGAATTTGGGCAGGGGAGGGAAGTTGTTCACcttttctgcaagaaaaattTCACTGGTGTCAGGCATTGCCCAGAGTTGAATGAAAAGCAAGAGGCTTCCTAAATAACCCCAAGAACAAACAAATTTTACACAGGATTTCCCATGGAAGCTGCAACCAACCCACCCAAAAGGATCAAATTCAGCCCTCACTGGCCACATGGATCCTGCAGCCATGGACACCCACCACCCCAGTGGTGACTAGTGAGGTGACATTATGGCCAGTAGAGCCCACGATGATCTCCAGAGCCCCCTGTACCTGCCATGCTGGCACACGCTCAGCCTCTCTGCTCCTCAGGAAAAATACTTGGGAAAAACGTGGGAGCTTTAGCAAAGCTGGAggagaatgagagaaaaaaagattgatTGAAGTGGTCAGGGACATCTGCAAAAGCCTTCACCTTCCCCCTGTTCCCAAACAACCCAAGGACAGCAGTTGGCTTCACTTCTGGGACACTCTGGACTATCACACATCCAGGCTGGCACCTGGTTGGCAGTGTGATAAATCCTGGCTCCTCTGGCTCAGGCTTATGTGCCAGTTAAGGCAGAAGATTACGGGAGGATCCAGTGATGTGGGGCCTCCCACTCCCAACTGACCTACATCGAGGAGAGGGCCAGGtagggcagcagggaaaggaggtgGCTGTGGGCAGTTTGAAACCCTCAAGTTCATCACCTAGCccaaaaataattctttttaaaaatctattattgttattttttgcTGAATTCCAGCAGAGGGGTCTACCTGGCTGCCTTGTAGCTGCCATATCTGCAAGCCGATGACAAAAACAAGGCCAAAAAGGGAGCAGAAAATCAGAGCAGAGAaaccagctggaaaaaaaaataaatcagtggcGATTGTCACTAATGAGTCACTCGAGTGCCTGGCTTAACAATTACTCATGTCATTTGGCACCTCATTCCAGAGCATGCAGGTGGGAAAGGGGGGAGCTCGGCATCCCAGGACCTTCCCAGACCATTCCAtgctcagctctgtgccagAAGTAAAAATTATGACCAAAATTAAAGCCAAAAATGAATAGCTGAGGTTTTAAAGAGAAGGGTGAAGATGGCGTATCCCCACCTGCCTGCAGGTTTTGCCCTTTCCCAGCTATCCAGGCAGAGCTGACACGGAGTCCCGGCAGTTGGTGCCTGGGGCTCccgggaggatttggggggctgtCTCTGGGGGTCTTTTCGCACGCCCCCGGATGCTTCCATCCCGCCAGTGCTATAAATCCGAGCCCCTCGGGCGCGGTGATGTCCGCCCGGCCGCCCCGACCCACGTGTGTCGGGAGTGGGGACACACGGCCAGGCACCCCCGGCCCCACACCCGCGCCACCGTGGGACAGCCAGAAATGCGGCTGGGGTGTTTTTGCAAAATTTGGAATATGGTGGAGTGGATGGAAAAAGGATGGAGGATCACATAGGTGGTGGCAGCGAGAAGAAACCCCTCTGGTGcgtggggtgggtttggggagggCAGGCACGGCTCGGCCTCGCCGTGCATCGCTGCCCGTGCATTTCCACGCGTGAAGGGCTGCGTGCCCCACCATCCCCGCCTCAAAGCAGGCTCCCAGCAGCGGCCTGCACCGGGGAGAAGGGCGGCCCAACCCCCGCTCGGTGCCCGGTGCGCCCACGCGTGTGCAGGGTCACCGCGGCTGCCCCCACGCCGCGCATCCCCCCCCCCGCCGCAAGCGGGGTGCAGAGCGGGAGGTCGGTGCAAAGGGCAGTCAGCCCCCCCGGGGGAGCATCCAGCGCCCTCACGCCGCGGCGTTTCCCCTCGCCACACTCCCGGGACTCACCACGTGGCGTGACCCGTCCCGTCCCCTCCGGTCCCCGGCGGGTGGCGgcggccgcccgcccgcccggtgctgctcctgccgcaGCGACCGCGCTCTCGCGAGACTGCGgcgccgccgccaccggccTATGGGCAGCGCCGGGATCTCGCGAGAGCGCCCGCCGCTGTCCAGGGTCCTGATGCCGCCGGGTggaggggcggggccgaggGGAAGGGGCGGGGCCTTTgtgggggctctgtggggctggagggtctgtggggctgggagtgctctgtggggctgggagtgctctatggggcttggggggctctgtggggctgggggctccatgGGGCTGAGagtgctctgtggggctgggagagctctgtggggctggagggtctgtggggctgggggctccatggggctgggagagctctgtggggctgggagtgctctgtggggctgggggctccatggggctgggagagctctgtggggctgggagtgctctgtggggctgggagtgcTCTATGGGGCTAGGAGtgctctggggggctgggagtGCTCTATGGGGCTGGGagtgctctgtggggctgggggtgctctggggggctgggagtgctctgtggggctggggactCCATGGGGCTGGGAGTGCTCTGTGGGGTTGGGAGTGCTCTattgggctggggctgctctatGGGGCTTGGGGGGCTTTATAGGGCTGGGGGCTCCATGGGGCTGGGAGTGTTCTGGGGGGCTGGGagtgctctgtggggctggggctgctcgaTGGGGCTTGGGGGGCTTTATAGGGCTGGGGGCTCCATGGCGCTGggagggctctgtggggctgggagtgcTCTATAGGGCTGGGAGTGCTCTATGGGGCTTGGGGGGCTTTATAGGGCTGGGGGCTCCATGGCGCTGGGAGTGCTCTATGGGGCTGGGAGTGCTCtatggggctggggctgctctatGGGGCTTGGGGAGTTCTATAGGGCTGGGGGCTCCATGAGTCTGGGagtgctctgtggggctgggagtgctctgtggggctgggagtgctctgtggggcttggggggctttatagggctgggggctccatggtgctgggagggctctgtggggctgggagtgctctatggggctggagctgctctatggggctggggctgctctatGGGGCTTGGGGGTGCTCtatggggctggagctgctctatGGGGCTTGGGGGGCTTTATAGGGCTGGGGGTTCCATGAGTCTGGGAGTGCTCTATGAGGGTTGGGGGGTTCTATAGGGCTGGGGGCTCCATGGGGCTGGGAGAACTCTATGGGGCTTGGGGGGCTTTATAGGGCTGGGGGCTctatggggctgggggcttcaTGGCACTAGGAGTGCTctatggggtttggggggctttaCAGGAATGGGGGCTCTGTAGGGCTGGGAGTGGGCTTGAGGGGCTTTGTAGGGCTGGGGGTTCTATGGGGCAGGAGTGCAGTGATCCCTACCCAGGGCATGGCAAGCACTGTGTGGGTAGAAGGGCAGGGGCCCTGGGTCAGCCCTGGCAGGGTACATGGCTCCCTCTATCCAGGAGGCAATGGGAAACCAGCAGGGCCAAGTTTGGGGTACGCCATGTCCATGCCCTGATGTGCTTCATTCTGGGAGCAGTAATTAATTAATGGCTCATGTGAAGGACAGAGGACATGTTGATTGCTTTTGCCAGTGATGCCAAGGTTGGGATGTGGAGAGCAGGGGAAGGGACTGGACTGATTCATAGATGGGACAAGGTTCAGAAGCTCCTAAAAGGGATATAAATCCCAAAGCAGCCTGAGTGCTCCATAGGCTGTGTCCCTTGTTCTCAGTGTCACAGAGTTCTGTGCATCCCACAGGACCTCCTGCCTTAGTGCTTGTGAGAATATCAGTGAAGTGTTgtgaaaattactttatttgacAGCGAAATCATCCTCCCTTCCCAGCATCCAGCCTCAAGGGTCATGGAAGggcagtgtgg
This genomic stretch from Taeniopygia guttata chromosome 10, bTaeGut7.mat, whole genome shotgun sequence harbors:
- the SCAMP5 gene encoding secretory carrier-associated membrane protein 5 (The RefSeq protein has 1 substitution compared to this genomic sequence); translated protein: MAEKVNNFPPLPKFIPLKPCFYQDFDAEIPPQHRTMAKRLYYLWMRQTVPSALWPSSSPSWPSW